From a region of the Lactuca sativa cultivar Salinas chromosome 4, Lsat_Salinas_v11, whole genome shotgun sequence genome:
- the LOC111901043 gene encoding pentatricopeptide repeat-containing protein At1g71210, mitochondrial: MVRLRHLKQNSIRALLSPLNTNNPFNYSTLAASTTTNPLSLNPLFPSFSSPSHKLQANDLVLTFREWFKSSGNPLLDQILEVLSSIENQDLIVEREAIDAALSSLNLHLTESLVLDVLSYGKDVLSCTKFFDWAGRQPGFHHSRATFHAIFKILSRAKLMSLMFYYLDSYSKLRGGHKSNFHNILVMGYAVAGKPEIALQLFGRMRYQGIDLDDFAYHVLLNALVEEGYFDGVESIATQIKNRGLESEITYSILVKSFCRKKEFDKAESYLRGVINSGIKIKSGGYIVGALVDGLCKNNEFDKAGKLVDEFGEFHVYDIWIRELVRARKLDGAMEFLQKTRNQKTAVYVPDVFRYNSLILRLLRENRLEEVCDLVIEMRENNIPPDELTMNIVLCFFCKAGMVDIAVKLYDSRTEIGLSLSSMAVNYLMNTLCRDGSVIDAYRILKNSLDQGYFPGKTAFSIMADALCKVEKLDIMDDLFRVALEHKIMLSDKFHEKYINALCRIGRLEDGYIRHVELNRLNEVTPKFAYNSLIDGFINRKRGDIAAMLLIQMQEKHHTPTRKLFCSVIQSICEMENPEKQFQKLLEMQLSIQKLGCWVFNHFIEGAGIAKRPDLAKEVYQMMKRNGISPNVSADILLLKSFLSSEKVSNSLSLFYDVSKKRKIGRKVFNTIVVGLCKANKPDIALSIFSEIREKEKTLRPSLECYEELVYVLCKYKRYDKVMDVISDMIRVGRPLSSFIGNNLLLYSLKDQNLYSTWVDSLPTESTESTQSSPMWKLGELVGLFSDRFRDDIDIDELEEVVGKCFPLDIYTYNMLLRKLIKKQVDDASRLFRKICEKGYKPNQWTYETLVHGFYRHGRAAEGKVWLEEMQKLGFTPSEATTVLL, from the coding sequence ATGGTGAGACTAAGACACCTAAAGCAAAATTCCATCCGTGCCCTCCTTTCTCCTCTCAACACCAACAATCCCTTCAACTACTCAACATTAGCAGCATCCACCACCACCAATCCTCTCAGTTTAAACCCATTATTCCCATCTTTCTCATCTCCATCCCATAAATTACAAGCAAACGATTTGGTTTTAACATTTCGCGAATGGTTCAAGTCAAGTGGAAACCCTCTTCTTGACCAAATCCTTGAAGTCTTATCTTCAATTGAAAACCAAGATCTTATAGTCGAACGTGAAGCCATAGATGCAGCCTTATCTTCTCTAAATCTACACCTCACAGAGTCACTTGTTCTTGATGTTTTATCATACGGGAAAGACGTTTTATCTTGCACCAAATTCTTCGATTGGGCGGGTCGACAACCCGGTTTTCACCATTCCCGAGCCACATTCCATGCAATTTTCAAGATCCTTTCAAGAGCAAAGCTGATGTCTTTAATGTTTTACTATTTAGACAGCTATAGCAAGCTTCGAGGGGGTCACAAGTCAAACTTTCACAACATTTTGGTAATGGGTTATGCTGTTGCAGGAAAACCCGAAATTGCCCTTCAGTTATTCGGACGTATGCGTTACCAAGGTATTGATTTAGATGATTTTGCTTATCATGTGCTTTTAAATGCTTTAGTGGAAGAGGGTTATTTTGATGGAGTTGAATCAATTGCTACACAGATCAAGAATCGTGGTCTTGAATCCGAAATCACTTATTCGATTTTGGTTAAGAGTTTTTGTAGGAAAAAGGAGTTTGATAAAGCTGAAAGTTATCTTCGTGGGGTGATTAATAGTGGGATTAAGATAAAAAGTGGTGGTTATATAGTTGGTGCTCTTGTTGATGGGTTATGTAAGAACAATGAGTTTGATAAAGCTGGGAAATTAGTCGATGAATTTGGAGAATTTCATGTTTATGATATATGGATTCGGGAACTCGTTCGTGCTAGAAAGCTGGATGGAGCTATGGAGTTTTTGCAAAAAACTAGGAACCAAAAGACGGCTGTTTATGTTCCGGATGTTTTCCGTTACAACTCCTTGATTTTAAGACTTCTAAGAGAAAACAGACTTGAAGAAGTATGTGATTTAGTGATTGAAATGAGAGAGAATAATATCCCTCCAGATGAGTTAACAATGAACATTGTTTTATGCTTTTTTTGTAAAGCAGGAATGGTGGATATTGCTGTAAAGTTATACGATTCAAGAACAGAGATTGGATTATCTTTGAGTTCAATGGCTGTTAATTATTTAATGAATACCCTTTGTAGGGACGGAAGCGTCATTGATGCATATCGTATTTTAAAAAACTCACTTGATCAAGGGTATTTCCCGGGAAAAACCGCGTTTTCTATCATGGCTGATGCTTTATGCAAGGTGGAAAAACTCGACATAATGGATGACTTGTTTCGTGTTGCTTTGGAACACAAGATTATGTTGAGTGATAAGTTTCATGAAAAGTACATAAATGCCCTTTGTAGGATTGGGAGATTAGAAGATGGGTATATCAGACACGTGGAATTAAACCGGTTAAATGAAGTCACACCCAAATTTGCTTACAACTCTTTGATAGATGGGTTTATTAATCGCAAAAGAGGCGATATTGCAGCAATGTTATTGATACAAATGCAAGAAAAACATCATACCCCTACCCGGAAATTGTTTTGTAGTGTGATTCAAAGCATATGTGAAATGGAAAATCCCGAAAAACAGTTTCAAAAGTTGTTGGAAATGCAGTTGTCTATTCAGAAACTCGGGTGTTGGGTTTTTAATCATTTTATAGAAGGAGCTGGGATTGCTAAAAGACCTGATTTAGCTAAAGAAGTTTATCAAATGATGAAAAGAAATGGGATTTCTCCTAATGTGAGTGCGGATATTTTACTGTTGAAAAGTTTTCTATCAAGTGAAAAAGTATCCAATTCTTTATCTTTATTCTATGATGTTTCTAAAAAACGAAAAATCGGGAGAAAAGTATTCAACACGATTGTTGTTGGTTTATGCAAAGCAAATAAACCTGACATTGCTTTGAGCATCTTTTCAGAAATTAGAGAAAAAGAGAAGACGTTGAGACCCAGTCTTGAATGTTATGAAGAACTTGTATACGTTTTATGCAAATACAAAAGATACGACAAGGTCATGGATGTTATCAGTGACATGATTCGAGTTGGGCGTCCTTTATCGTCTTTTATCGGTAACAATTTGCTTCTATATTCTTTAAAAGATCAAAACCTATACAGCACTTGGGTTGACTCACTACCCACCGAGTCAACCGAGTCGACTCAGTCGTCACCTAtgtggaaactcggcgagttggttgggtTGTTTTCTGACCGGTTTAGAGACGATATAGATATCGATGAGTTGGAGGAAGTAGTGGGGAAGTGTTTTCCACTTGATATATACACATACAACATGCTTTTGAGGAAACTAATAAAGAAACAGGTGGACGATGCTTC